ATGAGACGGATATGCATATTGCATCAGATGCTTGTCAGACTATAGGTTACCTTCCAGCTGAAGGGATACCTTCTCGGTTGTCCCAGATTGAAAGTTCAGAAGGTTTGGTTCCCTTAGACCCTTACATGTTGAACCGTTCTTGCTTAAAAGCCTATGGTAGTTTAGCTCTAATTATGCTCCTTTTCTCAGGGAACATATGTTTCTATGGTCAGGAATGCATTGTATATCCAAATGCACTTCTTTAaacatttcatatatttacaCAGAGTGATTATGCTAGATGCAAATCATAGAGAGAGctaaatttttggtttcttttccAAACTATAGATGTGTATCAATCTATTGCAATTTCATACCAATTTctattattgatatatatgcTTGTGTCTCTGTGGCTTTCTCTATCTTACGTTGAGGATTCAGATAAATTGGtgataaattttcttattctttcaGCTATCAATTCAGGTTTATTGCATTCTGATAATGTGCAACCATATACAGACCAGGTAAAGTCTCGATCTGAGGTTAGTACCAGTTCAAAAGTGTTGaaaatagaattaaaattTATGGCATTGTATCATTTCCACAGTTAGAttcttaatgttttcataAGAACTCCATGAGAGACCAGATGGTCTTACTCCTAAGATTTTGCTCCATCTTTGAGATTTTTGCAGTATAACGAGGAGATGTTGCAAAAGGTTGAACAGGAAGAGAGGCTTGAGAATGTACATGGATCTCAGATGCCTTCCACTCCTGCAGATGCCAATATCCAGTGTTCTAATGAAAACAACTTTTTTGAGGAGGATCAAGTCCACCATGAAGCTTTACTGCAGGATGAATGCAAGATGAATGAATCTGATATGATGGAACGATGCTCAAACGCAGTTGCTAGTCCAAAAGAAACTGCATTGTCTGCTGCTGCTCAAAAACCTGATTTTTCTAGAGTTAGAGGTGAGATCTGCTTGGATAATTTACCGATTAAAGCACTGCAAGAAACATTCAGGGCAACTTTTGGCCGTGATACGACTGTTAAGGACAAGACGTGGCTTAAAAGGAGGATTGCAATGGGACTTATTAATTCTTGTGATGTACCAACAACTAACTTGAGGGTGAAAGATAACAAGTTAATTGGAAATCAAGAGAAGTCCAACGATGTGACGAATGCCATTAGAAAGGAGATGGGAGATGACGTAAGAGCTACTAAAATGAAAGATGCTCCATCGAGTACTGATCATGTGAATGGACATTCAAACGGTGGCAACCACTATTACGCTAGTGAGGATTATTCCAGTGAACAGAGGGCTGCAAAACGAGTTAGGAAGCCTACACGAAGATACATTGAAGAACTTTCGGAAACAGATGATAAACAGCAAAATGACAAGTCAGTGATTCCTTCTAAAGATCAGAGGTTGTCCGAAAAATCTGAGGTCAGGTCTATCAGTGTCTCCTCAGGGAAGAGAGTTACTGTCACCAGGATGGTATCCCTTGCTGGATCTGAAATTGAGGTTCCTTATGTTTCTCATGTCCGGAGAAGCCGTCCAAGAGAGAACATTATGGCTCTTTTGGTATGTCTCTTGGTTACTCATGCTCCTCAATATAGTAAATTAATCTCATACCTTTCCTTTGAACTGAAAAAAGCTTCCAATCATCTGGCTCGTGTTACATCTGTGCCTTGTGTCACATGCCAAATTCTATCTCAAGAAGCACAgatgtaaaaataataaaataagtgATCATCTTCTATGCCATTATTTTGCTTTGCTGTTATGTCGGAATGTAATTAAGGATTTTACAACATTGTGTAGGGATGTCATTCCAGTTACTTGGAAGATAAAGCTAGTGCAGCAGAGAGTAACCTCAATCTGAGTCCATCCCAGTTAAGCAGTGAGGTTGTGAACCGAGATTCGGTGGAAAAGTCTGCTTCTCGACCGGTCCAAAACGAAGTAAGAGATATCTGTTGTTTAAGTTACCTTACTCTCGTAATTCTCATTTCGTACTTTGCTGATAGTAGAAATGGTATAGGGTTAGATCTCATTTACCATCTACCTGATATAAGATGAATTTGGTGTTCCAGGTATGACACAGTTTCTCATTGCTTTATTGGTTTGCGAATGCAGTTTGCTACAAGTGACGAGAACAATGTGGAGCATATTCTCTCTGAGGTTGATCAAGAGATGGAGCCAGAGCACATAGACTCATCTGGAAATAGCTCGGATGAGAATAACATTGGTGTGCCAATCATGCAAGGTGGTGCGCTTAGAAGGAAGCATCATCGAGCTTGGACTCTGTCTGAGATAGCAAAACTAGTTGAGGGTGTATCAAAATATGGAGCCGGGAAGTGGTCTGAAATCAAAAAGCATTTGTTTTCATCACACTCCTATCGTACCTCTGTAGATCTCAAGGTAATTCAACCTTTTTAACCCTCTTTGCTTATACTATCAATCAAGGCTTTGGTTTAAAcatcttgttgttttttaGGACAAATGGCGAAACCTTTTGAAGACAAGCTTTGCTCAGAGTCCCTCAAACAGCGTGGTacctccctctctctctctctctctctctctctctctatcccTTTAGCTTCCAACTGGAGTTTCTTTTGCTCAAGTTGTAATAACGAGAGCTTATGAGTATACTGTCGTGTTTCCAGGGAAGTCTCAAGAAACATGGGTCGATGCATATTCCTACGCAGATTCTGTTACGGGTAAGGGAGCTTGCGGAGAAGCAATCTCAGTAAGCAAGTTTGTTGGAGATAGCAACAGAAAGGAAATGGAAACAAGGTCCGACTTCTTGTagctgagttttttttgtaaaatagcAACTCAAGTAAGGGAGACGAGAAATGTGAGATAAGATAACAGTTTCTGTAGTAGACTTGTAACTTTCTAAGGAGGCTTTGtgggttatatatatttatgagaaAAGTATTAAGTAGTGTCTGTGTCCTGAATTGGTATGAATGATTCTCTATAATATCCATGGAAGTTTGACTCGGACTTGAATTGGGCCTTTTTTTGTATTCGATCCATTATTCCTTGGAGGTGGTTCTCGACCAACACGTACATGTATCTTTCTCGCTTTCTCTAGAACCATCCTACCCCTATTAACTCATCAAAATTTCTCTCCTTTCATGCAAAAGCTTCGATCTTTTAATGTTGTTTGATCGGTAGACAATCGATGCCAAAGTGgtgagattttgtttgttagatATGTTACTAATTTTAGAGTTCTTTAGATGATTTATCTCAGTTTAAAGTTTGTGTCTTTTTGAGTTAATGGTTAATTTGGTGGTGATTTTATGATTTGCCTTTGAATTCTGTCTGATTGTTGTTGGTTCTTTTTATGCTGAAACTAGTGAAGATACCTCAGTCCTTACCTATCTCCAGAAATTGCAGTAGTAGATTCTGAAAGAAAATGGGAATTGTGGAAAGGATAAAAGAGATCGAAGCCGAGATGGCTCGGACGCAGAAGAACAAAGCTACAGGTTTCTCTTTACATTATATAACGTATAGATGTATAGACATTGATTTGTCATATATTTCTGaaacaaaagcagaagaaaTGGTCAGctaatgaaaatattgttaCATTTTTTGGACAGAGTATCATCTTGGTCAGCTCAAGGCAAAAATTGCAAAGCTCAGAACACAACTCTTAGAGCCTCCAAAAGTAATGCAACTTCTTATTGTATATAGCTGAAGCAGAGTATTTAGTCTTCATTTCTAAATGTCTTTCAAATCTACCTAACAGGGCTCTAGTGGAGGTGGGGATGGTTTTGAAGTTACAAAGTATGGGCATGGACGTGTTGCACTTATAGGATTTCCAAGGTCTATCCTAAATTCACGCCCATCCATGATCCATGTATATGTCTTTGTTCCAACTTCAGAGTCCCTCACTATGTGTTTGTGGCTGTGATTTGCAGTGTTGGAAAGTCTACGCTTTTGACAATGTTAACTGGCACACATTCTGAAGCAGCCTCATATGAATTTACAACACTTACATGCATCCCTGGAGTTATTCACTACAATGACACCAAAATCCAGTTGCTTGATCTTCCTGGGATTATTGAAGGTGCTTCAGAAGGAAAGGGACGAGGGAGGCAGGTTTAAATCGAattgattcttattttttttagtctcTAATCCCTTGCTATGAAATAAACTTAGATGGAAACTGTTTGTTTTTCAGGTTATTGCTGTTGCAAAGTCTTCAGACCTTGTGTTGATGGTTCTTGATGCCTCAAAAGTACGAGCTATGGTTTTGATTTCCATATAAGTATTGTGCTGGTTCTgtctttttttcgtttttgctATTTTAGTCTCAgtacttcttcttcccaaaATCGTTTTAGAGTGAAGGCCACAGGCAAATACTGACTAAGGAGCTTGAAGCAGTTGGTCTGCGTCTGAACAAAAGACCTCCACAGGTAAATCTCATCTTTATCAATGGTCTCCCTTAATATCTTATAAACTAGAAACTCTTGGTTCTCTTTCACTTTATCTGCTTAATTTCTGTTTTCCATCTTTGAAAATGCTGCACTATCTTGATGTGCTACCATTTAGTGGTGTTTTGCTTTCTCTGGTCTAACAGATatactttaagaagaagaagactggtGGGATTTCTTTCAACACTACAACCCCCTTGACTCGCATTGATGAGAAGCTCTGTTATCAAATTCTGCATGAATACAAGATTCACAATGCTGAGGTACTTAAGTCCATctttaatcttgtttttattcaGCCTCGGACAAGAATCATTACGTGCCTCTCTTGTCCGCTAGTTAGGAGAAGAActataaaaactttaaatcatatattttgttgCTTCGTTGAGAGATGTCCAATGGGTTCAGTAATAAAAATTTCAGGTTCTATTTCGTGAAGATGCTACGGTGGATGACTTTATTGATGTCGTTGAAGGCAATCGCAAATACATCAAATGTGTATATGTCTACAACAAAATAGATGTTGTTGGAATCGATGACGTTGATAGGCTGGCACGGCAGCCAAATTCTATTGTTATTAGCTGCAACCTAAAGGCaagttcttttattttgactATAGTAGTGTCTAAATAAGAATCCTATCCAGTGCGGTTCTAGGTTCTTCATAATGGTCTGATTCCTGTATAGTCTGAAACTTGTGAATATACTGGAACAGTCTGGTCTAATGGTAAATGATGGTGTTGCTTGAAACAGCTAAACTTAGACAGACTACTTGCAAGAATGTGGGACGAAATGGGACTTGTGAGAGTTTACTCAAAGCCTCAAAGCCAGCAACCAGATTTCGATGAACCCTTTGTCCTCTCAGCTGTAAGTATAATATCCTCAACACTATTCAGGCTTATTTTGTATAGATAAGAATTTACAGATATGTTTTTCATGTTTGTACTTCACAATAACATCTGTGACAGTAATATTTGATTACATGTGTCACTCCTCAGGATAGAGGTGGCTGCACAGTTGAAGATTTCTGTAACCAAGTCCACAGAACTCTGGTGAAGGATATGAAGTATGCACTAGTTTGGGGCACAAGCGCTAGGCACTACCCTCAACACTGTGgtctttttcatcatcttgagGATGAAGATGTTGTTCAAATTGTCAAGAAAAAGGTACAGAAGCATAAACTATTTTCTGATCTCTGTCTCATGATGAGAATGCTACATCAAATGTTGATGCTTGTCGAAATTTCAGGTGAGAGAAGAAGGGGGAAGGGGACGGTTCAAGTCACACTCGAACGCACCTGCTAGAATTGCAGACCGAGAGAAGAAAGCTCCACTAAAGCAATAAAACAGTTACTCATCCTGAGTTATCCCAAGTAATACAGATCTCATGTGTATTAGAACTATGTAATAGTTGTTGCTCACCAATTCTACTGTAAATTCTGTTCTTAGTCTATAAAAAGGCATTGGCATTCATATCTTGATTTCATATTGACAAGAGCTAGGAATAGATTGTTTCAGAAATACGAGAAGTAAACGATTAATGATCCAAGTGCCAAACAACGACATTTGTAGTCTCGAAACTAATTCCTTAACAttcatatgtaaaaaaaagataaacagaAGTTGCTTCTGTATCTATATTCCGTGTATGTGTTTCATGGGACCAACAAGCTGTTGAGATGATTGAAGGCACGATTGCTTAGCCTCTCTGGCTCTTTGCCCACATATGTCTTCCTGTTACTTGAGCTGGTGGGTATAGATCAGTCCACTGGTTGTTCAACGGATCCGAACCAGCACTACGCCTTACATTTACATCTCCGTTGTAAGACATTGACTGTTTCTTTTCAAACGGTGTTTTGGAACAAGAGGACGAAGACCCTGATCGTCTCTGCTTAGCTTTAATAGATTGTGTGAGGCTCATGTAGCTAGGCTTTCTGTAGTACCCTCCTTCCTCAAGGAAACTTCCCGAGAAGGGAACTGGGGATTGAGAAGTCGATGAAGACTCAGAACTCGTAGCAGACGATGACATTGGAGGAGGTCTAGCCAAAACTCTGGTTGTGAGATTGTTCTTCCTGACCTGAACCGTATCATGTTCAGACACACTGCTCTCGCTTTTCCTTGCATTTTCTGATGAGTTTGTAGGACCTTCCATCAACCGACCTTCCCATGGCCTGTCTGCAACCCATCGGTCAAGCCAATTCCAACCTGGACTGCTCTTACACGACCCATTATTCTTTTTGACACTCCCTTGCTTGCTCGCCTTGGCCGGACTTGGACATGTCCTCGGCTGTGTCAAAATTTGAGAAACTCAATGAACACAAATGCTCTGAGAGAGAGTAAAATCCTCGCAAAATTGATTCTAGTTATGAATGCATTACCTGATGTGTCAATGCATATACCATAGCTCTCTCCCTCTTGATTGCTCCTTCTTGCCTCATTTGTAGCTTCGTTCTCACTTCATTGATACTTCCCGGGCTATCACACCAACCCTTCTGAACAACACATCATtgcaaaacatatacatttagTCTCCCACGAGTCCCATTCTATCCCAAAATCCATATCTGATAATCATTACCTCAGCCTGTTTTGCCGGATCATCTTTTTGTTGATCAGATGGCTTCTCCAACTCCTGTCCATCTGAAGGCCCCCTGTTACAATGAGCTCGTACCCGAGCTTGGACTCGTACAAGAGCTTGCATACACCTTAGGGTGACATCTGCTTGTTTCCGGACTTGTCTCCCACGGAATATTGCCTGAATCCTCACTACGGCCTTCAGAGCTCTCAGCGCTTGTCTTGCCTGTAAAACGCATTCATAAAAACATTAACCACAAAAGCTTCAGAGAAGACAACAAATGAGCTGCTCAAATGAATTGACTTAGTTTAATGATCCATTAAGTGTTGATGGTTGATTTAAGTTTCTAACTTTCTATTAGAATTGCAATCAGATGTTAAAACCAATGAACAGGTCACTAAACCAAAGCAGACTATGTAAAGAGTTGATTAACAATTGAACAGTGAAGCAATCTCAGTAATAGTGGTTAAATTCACAAACCAGGAAAGCTCGAAAAGCAGCTTGAATCCGTGTAGCAGCCCATTCACgtttaacaagaaagaaatctTTCGGCGGAGCTCTAATGACAGCAGCAACAGCCGCCGTGAAAGAGTCGTCAGCAGAGAATGACGGCGGATCTGAGCCTAACGAAGGAGTTCCATAACTACCACCACGGCTCTTGAAACCCTTTGAGGAAGAAATCAAACCTTCCGATGAAGTCCTCCATagtttccatttcttcttgaTGTTCTTCTCCTGCAAAAACAATAGAATCAGTTACTGAGAGATGAAAACAGAGATAGATCAAGTGTAAAGAAGAGAGCCTTTTCGAGAGTTACTTGATCATCagtgatgttttttttgttagttatcAGAGATTTAATCCAATTTCCAGAGCCACCCATTTGCTCAAATTTGAAACCCTTTTGTTGTTCTTCAAAAATCTGTAGTAAAGCTGGAGACTTTCACAGGTTTTGGAATCAGATCCGGCGGAGAAAGGTGGGTTCGagaatatatttgtaaaaaaactcgagagagaagaagaaggagaagaagaagaaagagaaagtttcTGGGAACTTTGGTGGCCTGAAGAATGATGTCGACAAAAAGgtttacaattgttaaaagaagagaagagtttgaaatttgaaattttggggAAGGAAGgagaaaaatcattttttttttaatttaacgGTAACAACATTCATTGACATTTCGCTTTCGTCcacataaattaaataactcatacattggaaaaagaaataatttatcTCTCATGCCTCGCGTGATATTAATCTCCTTTAATTTGAGTtaggtacatatatatagagtttatTACGAGATGGCCACCTTagttcttgtttctttattttttacccATAACTCTTTAAAGTCtaattttgggaatttttgtagtttttgtaAATCTCTTTTCCTCTTATTACCCAAGCTTACGAGCAATTTCTTCTCAGTAGTCTTAATTTATTTGCTTTACTAATGAAAAACGAGAAAATACGTAATAAAGATTGTAGCAGTGAGTATTATTCTCTTATTACAGACTCCATTATTCCTTCCTTTGAGCAACATCTATTTGAGGGAGTTCTTGATGTCAATCACGAAACGGTACTTGATGTCCTTCTTCACCACTCTTTCGAGAGCTTCGTTTATCTTTTGAATGGGAATCACCTCTATGTTTGGATAAATCTTATGAGCTGCACAGAAATCTAACATTTGCTGTGTTATTTTGGTCCCCCCGGTTACACTTCCAGCGAGCATTCTCATACCTGTCCAGACATCTTTGGTTTCAGTATGACAGTATCTTAAAGAGTATGTATGTAAAATTGGAGATTATAAGACCTTTTGAGAAACATACCAAGATTGAGATTGGCAGGACTGATTTTAATTTCACTTGGGAAACCAACCAATACATAAGTTCCAGCAATCTTCAAGAGAGACATGTAAGGATCAAACGCGTGATCACCAGATGCTGTGTCAACTAGAAAGTCTAGAGATTTCTCTAGTGCCTGCATAGATAGATTCACAAGTTAAGTATTATCTGGTTCCAATCCTAAATAATCACAAGAAACTAATTAAGTCATTTCACTACCTTCATCTGGTCATGGTCAGATGAGATAACGAAATTCTCAGCTCCTAGCAGattcaaagcttcttctttcttggaAATGCTGGTGCTAAAAACCGTAACACTAAGTCCAAAAGCCTTGCCAAACTTAACCGCCATGTGTCCAAGACCACCTAGCCCGATCACCCCAAGAGATTTACCAGGTTGATTCATATTGTGACGCATCATAGGAGCATAAACCGTGATTCCAGCACAGAGTAATGGTGCAGCTGATTCCAAGGGATAGTCCACAGGTATCTTGTAGCAGTACCTATTGTATTCAATAtttgaaacacaaaagaaactaGTACTGAGAAATCATTTGCTTCCTACTCAAACTAAACTCATATAGGCACTAACAACTTTCAAAAGTATGAAATGGCAAGAGAGGAAAGCAGATTATAACAACCTTTCATGAACAACAATGTGACTAGAGTAGCCTCCTTTAGTAACAGAGCCATCATGATCAATGCCATTGAAAGTAAAAACTCCTTTCGCACAATTAACTTCTTGTCCTTCATTACAATATTCACACTCCCTGCAGGAGTTAACATACGTTCCAACACCAACATGGTCTCCAACTTTGAATCGTTGAACATTAGGCCCAACCTTAGTCACTATTCCAGCAATCTCATGCCTTACAAtaaggaaaaacaaatgaatatcAATTCCACTAGTAAGGTGCAATTTCATAAtctaaagtttggtttttgaaaacaTACCCAGGAACCAAAGGGTACTTGGAGTCTCCATGTTGGTTTCTACTCCAGATAACATCAGCGTAACACACTCCACAATGAGTGATTGTGAGTGAAACATCGTCAGTTGTAACAGAcctggatgatgatgattgtgtGTCAAAGATTGTTGCTTGAAAATGATCACTAAATCATATGAATCTCACCTGCGAGTGATAGtatgaggagaaagaagacCAGATGGATCTCTTGCAGCCCAACACATGCACTCGTTTTCCACACTCTCTGAAGAACTCATCTTTAAAACTAACtgatagagaaacaaaactgcACAGACGAAATCAATAGCGTCGAGAGTGTataaagtcttcttcttcttcgcttccTTTGGTTGATctgatccaaaaccaaaacagagtaatCAATTTTGCTTTTGCAAGTGATTCAATTTCAATCTGGTCtggtgttttttttccttggactcacttacaaacaaaaaggcCCATTATAACCCAACAAGGCCCATTTAAGTTGAaatcgattttgatttatacTGTAAAGACTCTTTTGCATCTGACGCAAAACGCCACCGAATCAGGaaccaaaaatagaaagctgcaagatcaagaagacaaaaaccaTCGATGGCGGATCAAAACCGATCAGGTAAACACAATGAACGATCAGATCTCATCATAGGTTTATGCATATTGTTAAAAAGGAAGACTTTTTGATCAAGTTATGTTCGTTTCCTCAAATTTCACAATCAAAATTACACGTCTATTAATGGATGGTTTTGATCGGAAATTTCTCTAAAGAAACAATAGAAACACGCCATGATAAGTCTATTTTTGATTCgttgctctgttttgtctcTTATGAAACACGAATCTAAACCCTTTGTTTTAATTGGGTATTTCCACAGAGGAGAAGACTGTGAAATCGCCAAATGTGTTTGAACGagttaaagaagaaatagaggCAATGGGTCATCATGAAAAGTCCAAGAGTCGTCACCATGACAAAGAGACTCATGGAACAAGTGACGACATTGATGAGAGCACTCCAATTGATTATGTGAAAGGACCTGGTTTCTTTCAACGActgaaagaagagattgaagctATCTTTAATGCTGTTACTCCCAAGCGTTCTTCAAAGAAGTGAAATTGTATCATATCTGTGTTATgttgtgtgtatatat
This sequence is a window from Arabidopsis thaliana chromosome 1 sequence. Protein-coding genes within it:
- the TRFL6 gene encoding TRF-like 6 (TRF-like 6 (TRFL6); FUNCTIONS IN: DNA binding, sequence-specific DNA binding transcription factor activity; INVOLVED IN: response to cadmium ion, response to salt stress; EXPRESSED IN: 23 plant structures; EXPRESSED DURING: 13 growth stages; CONTAINS InterPro DOMAIN/s: SANT, DNA-binding (InterPro:IPR001005), Homeodomain-like (InterPro:IPR009057), Myb, DNA-binding (InterPro:IPR014778), HTH transcriptional regulator, Myb-type, DNA-binding (InterPro:IPR017930), Homeodomain-related (InterPro:IPR012287); BEST Arabidopsis thaliana protein match is: TRF-like 3 (TAIR:AT1G17460.1); Has 35333 Blast hits to 34131 proteins in 2444 species: Archae - 798; Bacteria - 22429; Metazoa - 974; Fungi - 991; Plants - 531; Viruses - 0; Other Eukaryotes - 9610 (source: NCBI BLink).); this translates as MGTVVGTVEDRRDMFEGNAQTRITPFSSTNQIGNPVAYKLVRVSGDGSLVPATDEEILEVNDTDMHIPSDTCQTIGYLATDEENVEVDETDMHIASDACQTIGYLPAEGIPSRLSQIESSEAINSGLLHSDNVQPYTDQVKSRSEYNEEMLQKVEQEERLENVHGSQMPSTPADANIQCSNENNFFEEDQVHHEALLQDECKMNESDMMERCSNAVASPKETALSAAAQKPDFSRVRGEICLDNLPIKALQETFRATFGRDTTVKDKTWLKRRIAMGLINSCDVPTTNLRVKDNKLIGNQEKSNDVTNAIRKEMGDDVRATKMKDAPSSTDHVNGHSNGGNHYYASEDYSSEQRAAKRVRKPTRRYIEELSETDDKQQNDKSVIPSKDQRLSEKSEVRSISVSSGKRVTVTRMVSLAGSEIEVPYVSHVRRSRPRENIMALLGCHSSYLEDKASAAESNLNLSPSQLSSEVVNRDSVEKSASRPVQNEFATSDENNVEHILSEVDQEMEPEHIDSSGNSSDENNIGVPIMQGGALRRKHHRAWTLSEIAKLVEGVSKYGAGKWSEIKKHLFSSHSYRTSVDLKDKWRNLLKTSFAQSPSNSVGSLKKHGSMHIPTQILLRVRELAEKQSQ
- the TRFL6 gene encoding TRF-like 6 (TRF-like 6 (TRFL6); FUNCTIONS IN: DNA binding, sequence-specific DNA binding transcription factor activity; INVOLVED IN: response to cadmium ion, response to salt stress; EXPRESSED IN: 23 plant structures; EXPRESSED DURING: 13 growth stages; CONTAINS InterPro DOMAIN/s: SANT, DNA-binding (InterPro:IPR001005), Homeodomain-like (InterPro:IPR009057), Myb, DNA-binding (InterPro:IPR014778), HTH transcriptional regulator, Myb-type, DNA-binding (InterPro:IPR017930), Homeodomain-related (InterPro:IPR012287); BEST Arabidopsis thaliana protein match is: TRF-like 3 (TAIR:AT1G17460.1); Has 768 Blast hits to 751 proteins in 122 species: Archae - 0; Bacteria - 30; Metazoa - 117; Fungi - 31; Plants - 500; Viruses - 0; Other Eukaryotes - 90 (source: NCBI BLink).), whose translation is MGTVVGTVEDRRDMFEGNAQTRITPFSSTNQIGNPVAYKLVRVSGDGSLVPATDEEILEVNDTDMHIPSDTCQTIGYLATDEENVEVDETDMHIASDACQTIGYLPAEGIPSRLSQIESSEAINSGLLHSDNVQPYTDQYNEEMLQKVEQEERLENVHGSQMPSTPADANIQCSNENNFFEEDQVHHEALLQDECKMNESDMMERCSNAVASPKETALSAAAQKPDFSRVRGEICLDNLPIKALQETFRATFGRDTTVKDKTWLKRRIAMGLINSCDVPTTNLRVKDNKLIGNQEKSNDVTNAIRKEMGDDVRATKMKDAPSSTDHVNGHSNGGNHYYASEDYSSEQRAAKRVRKPTRRYIEELSETDDKQQNDKSVIPSKDQRLSEKSEVRSISVSSGKRVTVTRMVSLAGSEIEVPYVSHVRRSRPRENIMALLGCHSSYLEDKASAAESNLNLSPSQLSSEVVNRDSVEKSASRPVQNEFATSDENNVEHILSEVDQEMEPEHIDSSGNSSDENNIGVPIMQGGALRRKHHRAWTLSEIAKLVEGVSKYGAGKWSEIKKHLFSSHSYRTSVDLKDKWRNLLKTSFAQSPSNSVGSLKKHGSMHIPTQILLRVRELAEKQSQ
- a CDS encoding P-loop containing nucleoside triphosphate hydrolases superfamily protein (P-loop containing nucleoside triphosphate hydrolases superfamily protein; FUNCTIONS IN: GTP binding; LOCATED IN: intracellular; EXPRESSED IN: root, flower; EXPRESSED DURING: 4 anthesis; CONTAINS InterPro DOMAIN/s: Small GTP-binding protein (InterPro:IPR005225), TGS (InterPro:IPR004095), GTP1/OBG (InterPro:IPR006073), GTP1/OBG, conserved site (InterPro:IPR006074), GTP-binding protein, HSR1-related (InterPro:IPR002917); BEST Arabidopsis thaliana protein match is: developmentally regulated G-protein 1 (TAIR:AT1G17470.2); Has 35333 Blast hits to 34131 proteins in 2444 species: Archae - 798; Bacteria - 22429; Metazoa - 974; Fungi - 991; Plants - 531; Viruses - 0; Other Eukaryotes - 9610 (source: NCBI BLink).), with amino-acid sequence MGIVERIKEIEAEMARTQKNKATEYHLGQLKAKIAKLRTQLLEPPKGSSGGGDGFEVTKYGHGRVALIGFPSVGKSTLLTMLTGTHSEAASYEFTTLTCIPGVIHYNDTKIQLLDLPGIIEGASEGKGRGRQVIAVAKSSDLVLMVLDASKSEGHRQILTKELEAVGLRLNKRPPQIYFKKKKTGGISFNTTTPLTRIDEKLCYQILHEYKIHNAEVLFREDATVDDFIDVVEGNRKYIKCVYVYNKIDVVGIDDVDRLARQPNSIVISCNLKLNLDRLLARMWDEMGLVRVYSKPQSQQPDFDEPFVLSADRGGCTVEDFCNQVHRTLVKDMKYALVWGTSARHYPQHCGLFHHLEDEDVVQIVKKKVREEGGRGRFKSHSNAPARIADREKKAPLKQ
- a CDS encoding P-loop containing nucleoside triphosphate hydrolases superfamily protein; the encoded protein is MLTGTHSEAASYEFTTLTCIPGVIHYNDTKIQLLDLPGIIEGASEGKGRGRQVIAVAKSSDLVLMVLDASKSEGHRQILTKELEAVGLRLNKRPPQIYFKKKKTGGISFNTTTPLTRIDEKLCYQILHEYKIHNAEVLFREDATVDDFIDVVEGNRKYIKCVYVYNKIDVVGIDDVDRLARQPNSIVISCNLKLNLDRLLARMWDEMGLVRVYSKPQSQQPDFDEPFVLSADRGGCTVEDFCNQVHRTLVKDMKYALVWGTSARHYPQHCGLFHHLEDEDVVQIVKKKVREEGGRGRFKSHSNAPARIADREKKAPLKQ